GAATCACCGCGGGAGGTAGACAGGGGGATTCGCTGGGTGCTGGGTCTACCGCAAGCAGTCAGGGTTCAACTCTGGGctacctcttcctcttcctcggGATCAGGAGGCGCAGGCAGCAGTGAGATGTAGACCTCATTGACTTCCGTGTCTAAATGCCGGCCACCCCGAGGCGCCTCCAAGTTAAGGATACCATCGTGGGAGAGGGCAGCTCGGACTCGCCAGGGGTCCACATCTGCAGGCAGGACATAGGTGCGACAGAATTCTCGGGAAACGAAGCCGTGGCGGTCCAGACGCTGGGGGTGTCGGGCAGACACCTCCAGCAGGTTGTCCACAGTCCTCACGGTCACCTCATCTGGGGTGAAGTGGCTCACATCCAGAAACGCCTGGAACTTGCCCTCACTGAGCCTGAGCTCCGAGGCCCCTGCCCTGCCGCCCTCCCCAGCTCTGGCGGCCCGAGGCCGGACATAGTAGCCATGGTAGAGGGTGGGGGTCAGGATCTCTTCTGGCAGGAGGCCTAGgggcacagaaagaaagagaaggcaagAGGCAGGGTGAAGGAGGAGGCAGTGGGCACAGGGCTGAAAGGTGAGAGCAGGAAGGGCAGGTGGGAAACTACTGAAGAGGGACTGGGAAAAGAAATGAGATGGCAATGGAGTGTAAGCTGGAACTGGGAGGACAGAAGCGAAACAAGGCCCCGGTACCCAAAGCGCCGTGGCTCTAAAGCCTGTCCGAAGTCTGTAGCAAGAGGAGAGAGCCTTGCTTGAGGGGGGAGTCTGGGGTGGGAGATGGCTCACCCGAGGAGGTCACTTAAGCCCCAGGTAGGGTGGAGGCCAGTGGAGCTGGGCGGTAAGCCCAGAATTTCAAGAGGTGGGGGTGGAAAGCATCTGGGCCATACCTTCTCCGAAGCGCTGCTCGCCCAGGCGGCTGGGGTTGGCAAATTCGTACTCGGCAGTGGCTGGGTGGGCGTGCGGTACTGTGCGGCCCGACATGACTACAGCGGTTGCTACGAGCAGCCCTGATCTCAAGTGCAGCCCCAACAAGATCAGGGCGACCCCTCCAGTTTCAGGAAGCGCCAGGACTCAGTCGGAGTGGGGGCGGGGTCTACACCACCCAAAATAGTGCCGAGCCTCTGGGGGAGGGCATGGTGCCTGGGCCCATAGTGCAGCGATGAGGGTGTGATCTGCACAGCCTAAACCCCCCAAGTCCCCTCCTCTGCACACCCTTCAGCTGTCGCGGGGGCCTAGGAGGACAGCTGAGGGTCCTGGTCCCGGAGAAAGACAGCGGTGCACTGCAGGAGGTCAAGGAGAAGGCCTACTTGGACCTTCACAAATTGTACAATTCCATATCCCTCCATGTCCTAAGTCGCAGGCACTGTGcacactacttaaaaaaaaaaaagatgaaaagactTAAAGTTCCACTAGCCACATAGCATCAAAAACGCAAGaaacattttctgtctttttaattcCAGGCTCTTCTGAACCTAGATCAAATCAGAGTTCCGGTCAGATACCTGGTCCTGATTTGCTGGCTTTCTTCATGTGTCCACAAAGAGTTAATGTCCCTGTGGCCCAGCCTAGGAAGATTCCAGTCCCTGCCCAGGCCCAAGATAGTTGCTGGCTCAATTCCCCTGGCATGCAAGACTTCAGAGGAGGAGGGGCACCCCACCAGCTGCTTGGGATTCCTAACTCTGTCCTTGCTCCAGAGAAcaagggtgggggtgggtgcCACTGGGTGTGGACAGAGAGCTAGTGAAACAAGACCATGACAAGTCCCTGGCCGCCCAGCCgtgtctgtgtttctcttttcttAGCTCAGTGAGTACTGGGTATGTGTCACCCTGCCAAATCCCCGATCACAAGTCTCCATGAGCGGGCGATGAGCCGGGATAATAAAACCCCTGACATCACCATTCCAGAAGCTTCACAAGACTGCATATATAAGAGGCTGGTCGGAGCTGCAGCTGAAGGAGTTGACCAGGCAACTGACCCTACACTCATCTGGCCACCATGGACATCGCCATCCACCACCCCTGGATCCGCCgtcccttctttccctttcacTCCCCCAGCCGCCTCTTCGACCAGTTCTTTGGGGAGCACCTGTTGGAGTCTGACCTCTTCTCAACTGCCACTTCTCTGAGCCCCTTCTACCTTCGGCCACCCTCCTTCCTGAGGGCACCCAGCTGGATTGACACTGGACTCTCAGAGGTGAGTCTCCCCTAGGCCAGGGCAGGACTGTCCTTTCTGGACACTTCATCTGTTTTCCAAAGCCACTTtagacacgtgtgtgtgtgtgtgtgtgtgtgtgtgtgtgtgtgtgtgtgtggtgtgtgcgcgCGCAAAGGTATAGAGAAATGAGGgttctgtttccttcttccctcGGTCCCCTGCTTCTGTTTGACGCGCCTCTGTttcctgttacatttttttttctgtgtatggt
This is a stretch of genomic DNA from Meriones unguiculatus strain TT.TT164.6M chromosome 1, Bangor_MerUng_6.1, whole genome shotgun sequence. It encodes these proteins:
- the Hspb2 gene encoding heat shock protein beta-2 isoform X1, with amino-acid sequence MSGRTVPHAHPATAEYEFANPSRLGEQRFGEGLLPEEILTPTLYHGYYVRPRAARAGEGGRAGASELRLSEGKFQAFLDVSHFTPDEVTVRTVDNLLEVSARHPQRLDRHGFVSREFCRTYVLPADVDPWRVRAALSHDGILNLEAPRGGRHLDTEVNEVYISLLPAPPDPEEEEEVAQS
- the Hspb2 gene encoding heat shock protein beta-2 isoform X2, which codes for MSGRTVPHAHPATAEYEFANPSRLGEQRFGEDVDPWRVRAALSHDGILNLEAPRGGRHLDTEVNEVYISLLPAPPDPEEEEEVAQS